One Dasania marina DSM 21967 DNA segment encodes these proteins:
- the fliQ gene encoding flagellar biosynthesis protein FliQ has protein sequence MTPEVALDIFREAIFIIMLMVAMMVIPSLLVGLVVSMFQAATQINEQTLSFLPRLLVTLTSLVIAGPWLLNKVMDFFIRLLESIPSLIG, from the coding sequence ATGACGCCTGAAGTTGCCTTAGATATTTTTAGAGAAGCTATTTTTATTATTATGCTGATGGTGGCCATGATGGTTATCCCTAGCTTGTTGGTGGGCTTGGTGGTGAGTATGTTTCAAGCCGCCACCCAAATTAATGAACAAACTCTCAGTTTTCTACCCCGTTTATTAGTCACTTTAACCTCTCTGGTCATTGCTGGCCCCTGGCTGCTTAATAAGGTAATGGATTTTTTCATCCGCCTGTTAGAGTCCATACCTAGTTTAATCGGTTAG
- the fliM gene encoding flagellar motor switch protein FliM, producing MQDLLSQEEIDALLHGVDGGDVETEEEVDFDEARSYDLTSQDRIVRGRMPTLEMVNERFARYTRISLFNLLRRTADVAVGGIQIQKFGEYVHTLYVPTSLNMVKLRPLRGTGLIIFDAKLVFKLVDNFFGGDGRHAKIEGREFTPTELRVVEMVLRDAFVDLQEAWKAVFPVQFEFVNAEVNPSMANIVSPSEVVVVSTFHVELDGGGGDMHITLPYSMIEPIRETLDAGLQTDVDDVDDRWVNSLREDVMGAAVTLNGTIAKKTVSLRDILDLQEGDVIPVDIPDKMILFANDVPVFNTKLGVSKGNMALQIIDKVDRKSLS from the coding sequence GTGCAGGACTTACTGTCACAAGAAGAAATTGATGCCCTATTACACGGTGTGGATGGCGGCGACGTTGAAACCGAAGAGGAGGTCGACTTTGACGAGGCGCGTTCCTACGATTTAACCAGCCAAGATCGCATCGTGCGTGGGCGCATGCCCACCTTGGAAATGGTTAACGAGCGTTTCGCCCGTTACACCCGCATCAGCCTATTTAATTTATTGCGCCGCACCGCCGATGTGGCAGTGGGCGGCATACAAATACAAAAGTTTGGCGAATACGTACACACCCTGTATGTACCCACCAGTTTAAACATGGTTAAGCTGCGCCCGCTGAGAGGCACCGGCCTGATTATTTTTGACGCTAAGCTGGTGTTTAAATTAGTGGATAATTTTTTTGGCGGCGATGGTAGGCACGCCAAGATTGAAGGCCGTGAGTTTACCCCCACCGAATTGCGTGTAGTAGAAATGGTATTGCGCGATGCTTTTGTCGACTTACAAGAAGCTTGGAAAGCGGTTTTTCCGGTGCAGTTTGAATTTGTTAACGCCGAAGTTAACCCGTCTATGGCCAATATCGTTAGCCCCAGCGAAGTGGTGGTGGTGAGTACCTTCCACGTAGAGCTGGATGGCGGTGGCGGTGATATGCATATTACGCTGCCATACTCCATGATAGAGCCTATACGTGAAACCTTAGATGCCGGTTTGCAAACGGACGTTGATGATGTCGATGACCGCTGGGTTAATTCACTGCGCGAGGACGTGATGGGTGCTGCGGTTACGCTGAATGGCACTATTGCGAAAAAAACGGTATCGCTGCGCGATATATTAGATTTACAAGAGGGCGATGTTATACCGGTAGACATCCCCGATAAAATGATACTGTTTGCCAATGATGTACCGGTGTTTAATACCAAGCTAGGTGTGTCCAAAGGCAATATGGCCTTACAAATAATTGATAAGGTTGATCGTAAATCCTTGTCTTAA
- the fliN gene encoding flagellar motor switch protein FliN, which yields MSDDEDVNQEDMADDWAAAMSEQGVEADQDDIDALLSGAQDDSPPAAEPAPMEELTDTSVASGEAPDLDVILDIPVRISMEVGNTQISIRNLLQLNQGSVIEMDRLAGEPLDVLVNGTLIAHGEVVVVNEKFGIRMTDVISPSERIKKLR from the coding sequence ATGAGCGATGATGAAGATGTCAACCAAGAAGATATGGCCGATGATTGGGCTGCCGCGATGTCCGAACAGGGGGTTGAGGCCGATCAAGACGATATCGATGCTTTGTTATCGGGCGCGCAGGACGATAGCCCACCTGCCGCTGAACCTGCGCCTATGGAAGAGCTCACCGACACCTCGGTAGCCAGTGGCGAAGCGCCCGACTTGGATGTGATTTTAGATATACCGGTGCGGATTTCTATGGAAGTGGGTAATACCCAAATCAGCATACGTAACTTATTGCAGCTTAATCAAGGTTCGGTTATCGAAATGGATAGGCTGGCCGGCGAGCCGCTGGATGTCTTGGTTAACGGCACGCTAATCGCCCATGGAGAAGTGGTAGTGGTGAATGAAAAATTTGGGATACGCATGACCGATGTCATAAGCCCCTCAGAACGCATCAAAAAACTGCGGTAA
- the flhB gene encoding flagellar biosynthesis protein FlhB, with product MAENENGQEKTEEPTPRKLQKAMEDGQIARSKELNTTFVLVGGVIGLISFGGPLAEALKNIMRYNFSLDRAAAFDEQMMFAHLGATAFAAIQALTPFMVTLAIAAFMGNILLGGWMLSAKALMPKFSRLSLVKGLGRLFSPNSLVELTKALAKFVLVASVTMLVLNYFQGELLNLGVSSVQEAVPHAIAVVSYAVLTISATTIFIAIFDVPYQLYSHKKKLKMTLQEVKDEMKDSEGKPEVKGRIRQMQREIAQRRMMAEVPNADVVITNPEHFSVALRYDLEGSGAPVVVAKGTDQIALKIREIAVAHNVMMMAAPPLARAIYFTTDLDEEIPSQLYLAVAQVLAYVFQLKAHRKGEGVKPKPMADVEVPNDVSYGVDGKIIRPDTPEN from the coding sequence GTGGCAGAAAACGAAAACGGTCAAGAAAAAACCGAAGAACCCACCCCTCGAAAGCTGCAAAAGGCTATGGAGGACGGGCAGATAGCCCGTTCCAAAGAGCTAAACACCACCTTTGTTTTGGTGGGCGGGGTAATTGGTTTAATTAGCTTTGGCGGGCCTTTGGCCGAAGCCTTAAAAAATATTATGCGCTACAACTTTAGCTTGGATAGAGCCGCGGCCTTCGATGAACAAATGATGTTTGCGCACTTGGGGGCTACTGCCTTCGCCGCTATACAAGCTTTAACACCGTTTATGGTGACCTTGGCTATAGCCGCTTTTATGGGCAATATTTTGCTGGGCGGTTGGATGCTCAGTGCTAAGGCTTTAATGCCGAAGTTTAGCCGGTTAAGTCTAGTTAAAGGCTTGGGGCGTTTGTTTTCACCTAACTCGCTGGTGGAGCTGACCAAGGCCTTGGCGAAGTTTGTATTGGTGGCTAGCGTTACCATGCTGGTGCTGAATTATTTTCAGGGCGAATTATTAAACTTAGGGGTTTCTTCGGTACAAGAGGCGGTGCCGCATGCGATAGCGGTGGTGTCCTATGCGGTGCTGACTATCAGTGCAACCACGATTTTTATCGCTATCTTTGATGTGCCTTATCAACTGTATTCCCATAAGAAAAAATTAAAAATGACCCTACAGGAAGTCAAGGATGAAATGAAAGACTCCGAGGGTAAGCCGGAAGTGAAGGGTAGAATAAGACAGATGCAAAGGGAGATAGCACAGCGTCGTATGATGGCGGAAGTGCCTAACGCTGATGTGGTTATCACCAACCCTGAGCACTTTTCGGTAGCGCTTAGGTATGACTTAGAAGGTAGCGGTGCACCGGTAGTGGTAGCCAAGGGTACCGACCAAATTGCGTTAAAAATACGCGAAATTGCCGTTGCCCACAACGTGATGATGATGGCCGCGCCGCCATTGGCTAGGGCCATTTACTTCACTACTGATTTGGATGAAGAGATTCCCAGCCAGTTATATCTGGCGGTAGCGCAAGTACTGGCCTATGTGTTTCAGCTTAAGGCGCATCGCAAGGGTGAGGGGGTCAAGCCTAAACCTATGGCGGATGTAGAGGTGCCTAATGACGTGAGTTATGGGGTGGATGGGAAAATAATTAGGCCCGATACGCCGGAAAACTAA
- a CDS encoding substrate-binding periplasmic protein, protein MGWEEWQPYAYKNTSGEITGLDIELVSSILENMNCQLQLKNMPWKRLLNDTKEGSNDLVSGASITEERKQWGQFTLPYRQETRALFVRKGTSENFAINQLQDMVSAKFKLGLTRGVYNGDAFAKMMGSPEFKKLTQVVSKESINPKKLVKNRIDGYVADAISGSQILRDMGLSDKIEIHPYTIYAADVHVLMSKKSTNLELLEKFNNSLAQLQSEGKLQAIINRYLQQ, encoded by the coding sequence ATGGGCTGGGAAGAATGGCAACCTTACGCCTACAAGAATACAAGCGGCGAAATAACCGGCCTAGATATAGAGTTAGTGAGTAGCATATTGGAAAACATGAACTGCCAATTACAGTTAAAAAATATGCCTTGGAAGCGACTGCTCAACGACACCAAAGAAGGTAGCAACGACTTAGTCTCTGGCGCCTCGATTACCGAAGAAAGAAAGCAGTGGGGTCAATTCACCCTTCCCTACAGGCAGGAAACTCGCGCCTTATTTGTGCGCAAAGGCACTAGCGAAAACTTTGCCATTAACCAACTGCAAGACATGGTAAGTGCAAAGTTTAAATTAGGCTTAACCCGTGGCGTTTATAACGGTGATGCATTTGCAAAGATGATGGGGAGCCCTGAATTTAAGAAACTCACCCAGGTAGTTAGTAAAGAATCTATCAATCCGAAAAAACTAGTGAAAAATCGTATCGATGGCTATGTGGCCGATGCTATTTCTGGCAGCCAGATACTTCGAGATATGGGCCTATCCGATAAAATAGAAATCCACCCCTATACCATCTATGCCGCTGACGTACATGTGCTGATGAGTAAAAAATCCACTAACCTAGAATTACTAGAAAAATTTAATAACAGCTTGGCGCAGCTGCAAAGCGAAGGAAAACTACAGGCCATAATTAATCGCTATCTACAGCAATAA
- the fliR gene encoding flagellar biosynthetic protein FliR: MIELTAEQIGGWVGQYLWPLFRISGFFMMAPIVGSQLVPARIRLMLSLLMTLVLAPILPAMPAIDAVSLNSFFITVQQVLIGVAMAMALQMLMQVFILAGQMIAMQMGLGFASMVDPSNGISVTVVSQFHLMLATLLFVAVGGHLAMIEVLAESFVVLPVGAGFISNNALWSIMGWFSWMFAAGVLIALPAVTSLMIVNSALGVITRSAPQFNIMTIGFPFMVILGLAIIWASMGNYLPHFEHFTREALDMMAGVVAIR; the protein is encoded by the coding sequence ATGATAGAGCTTACTGCTGAGCAAATAGGTGGATGGGTGGGGCAATACCTGTGGCCGTTATTTCGTATTAGCGGTTTTTTTATGATGGCGCCCATAGTGGGCAGCCAGCTGGTGCCAGCGCGCATACGTTTAATGCTGTCACTATTAATGACCCTAGTCTTGGCACCTATTTTACCGGCTATGCCCGCCATTGATGCTGTCAGTCTAAATTCATTTTTTATTACCGTGCAGCAAGTGTTGATTGGTGTGGCCATGGCTATGGCTTTACAAATGTTAATGCAGGTTTTTATTTTAGCCGGGCAAATGATAGCGATGCAAATGGGCCTGGGCTTTGCTTCTATGGTAGACCCGAGTAACGGTATTAGCGTTACCGTGGTCAGCCAGTTTCACCTGATGTTGGCGACGTTATTGTTTGTTGCGGTGGGTGGTCACTTGGCCATGATAGAAGTGTTGGCCGAAAGTTTTGTGGTATTACCTGTAGGTGCAGGGTTTATTAGTAACAATGCATTATGGAGTATCATGGGCTGGTTTAGTTGGATGTTTGCCGCGGGCGTGTTAATCGCGTTGCCGGCGGTGACTTCGTTAATGATTGTTAACTCTGCCTTAGGTGTTATTACGCGCTCAGCGCCGCAGTTTAATATTATGACCATAGGCTTTCCGTTTATGGTAATCCTAGGCTTGGCTATTATCTGGGCGTCTATGGGTAATTATTTGCCTCACTTTGAACACTTTACTCGTGAGGCTTTAGATATGATGGCTGGAGTGGTCGCTATACGCTAA
- the fliP gene encoding flagellar type III secretion system pore protein FliP (The bacterial flagellar biogenesis protein FliP forms a type III secretion system (T3SS)-type pore required for flagellar assembly.) — protein sequence MSCCCRWFGLILLLCFTLSAQAQTSGAASSINSAAGALTQAVSQSSGGIPAVKLTTNADGSQEYTVTLQILALMTVLTLLPSFLIMMTSFTRIIIVFAILRQALGLQSSPSSQVLLGLTVFLTIFIMMPVFDEVNNVAVQPYLNEQITSVQALESGSRPFHYFMMSQTRESDLDLFMRISKTEPVNTPEEVPFFVLAPAFVTSELKTAFQIGFLLFIPFLIIDMVVASVLMAMGMMMLSPVIISLPFKIMLFVMVDGWAMIIGTLAASFGI from the coding sequence ATGAGTTGTTGTTGTCGCTGGTTTGGTCTGATCCTATTATTGTGCTTTACACTGTCTGCGCAGGCACAAACTAGCGGCGCGGCTAGCTCTATCAACTCCGCTGCTGGCGCACTAACTCAAGCTGTCAGCCAATCTTCAGGCGGCATACCCGCCGTTAAGCTCACCACCAATGCCGATGGTAGTCAGGAATACACAGTAACTCTGCAAATTCTGGCACTGATGACGGTGCTGACCTTATTGCCGTCATTTTTAATTATGATGACCTCTTTTACTCGTATTATTATTGTGTTTGCCATCTTGCGACAGGCGCTGGGTTTACAAAGTTCGCCTTCATCACAAGTCTTATTAGGGCTAACGGTATTCCTTACTATTTTTATTATGATGCCGGTGTTTGATGAGGTGAATAATGTGGCGGTGCAGCCTTATCTCAATGAGCAGATTACCTCGGTGCAGGCTTTAGAGTCCGGGTCTCGGCCGTTTCATTATTTTATGATGTCACAAACCCGTGAGTCAGATTTAGATTTATTTATGCGTATCTCAAAAACAGAGCCGGTTAATACCCCAGAAGAGGTGCCGTTTTTTGTGTTGGCGCCGGCCTTTGTTACCAGCGAATTAAAAACCGCTTTTCAAATTGGTTTTTTATTGTTTATTCCCTTTCTCATCATCGATATGGTGGTGGCCAGTGTGTTGATGGCCATGGGTATGATGATGTTGTCACCGGTTATTATTTCGTTGCCCTTTAAGATTATGCTGTTTGTGATGGTGGATGGTTGGGCGATGATTATCGGCACCCTCGCTGCTAGCTTTGGTATTTAG
- the fliO gene encoding flagellar biosynthetic protein FliO codes for MNNMLCGYLQKTHGLLIALLLMSAASWAAEPIKSPLSTIKHSEAIATSSPLTVLLGLLVVVGLIFFLAWLIKHFNKTGFMANQHMKVVSTLSLGTREKAMLIEVGDKQILIGVAPGSINALHVFDEKVVITDAEQPHDFANKLKQFIHKQQKPSTESPKP; via the coding sequence ATGAATAATATGCTGTGTGGATACCTGCAAAAAACACACGGGCTACTAATAGCCCTGCTATTGATGTCCGCTGCAAGCTGGGCAGCAGAGCCTATTAAGTCGCCACTCAGCACTATTAAACATAGCGAGGCCATAGCGACCTCCAGCCCCTTAACTGTATTGTTAGGTTTGTTAGTGGTAGTGGGCTTGATATTTTTTTTAGCCTGGCTAATCAAACATTTTAATAAAACGGGCTTTATGGCCAATCAGCATATGAAAGTGGTCTCCACTTTGTCCTTGGGCACGCGCGAAAAAGCGATGCTAATAGAGGTGGGTGATAAGCAAATTTTAATCGGCGTGGCGCCGGGCAGTATCAATGCACTGCATGTATTTGATGAAAAAGTTGTCATCACTGATGCCGAACAGCCCCATGACTTTGCCAATAAATTAAAACAGTTTATTCATAAACAACAAAAGCCCAGCACTGAGAGCCCAAAACCATGA